The DNA region TGCGCCGGTAACGAAAGAATCTCGGCGACTTTCTGCGCCGTAACCGCGACGTAAGCCGGCTCGTTCCGCTGACCGCGGTGCGGAATCGGGGCCAGATAGGGGCAGTCCGTTTCGAGCACGAGGCGATCGATGCCGGTGGCAAGGACCGCGTCCCGTATCGGCTGAGCGGTCTTGAACGTGATGATGCCGCCGATGCCTAGATACAGCCCGAACTCCTCGACGTACGTCTTCGCCTGCGCCTCATCGCCGGTAAAGCAGTGCACCACGCCGCGCATGCCCGATTGCCACTCGTCGCGCAGAATGGCCGAGAAGTCTTCGAACGCGTCGCGATGATGAAAGATGAGCGGCAGCCCGGCTGTGCGCGCGATCGCCATCTGCGCGCGTAGAACGCGTTGTTGGACGTCGCGCGGGCTGTGATCGTAGTAGTAGTCGAGCCCGGTTTCGCCGATTGCAGCGATGCGCGAGTTGCGCAGGAACGGTTCGAATGCGGCGGCGATGTCGGCCGGCGCGTCTTTGGCTTCGTGCGGATGAATGCCGGCCGATGCGAAGAGACCGTACTGCGCGGCGGTCGCGAAGGCTCGTTGCGTATCGCTGAGATCGCAACCAACGGTAATTGCGGTTGCGACTCCCGCGGCTCGCATGCGCTCGACGGCGGCCCCGCGATCGTCGTCGAAGGCCTTATCGTGCAGGTGTGCGTGTGTGTCGAGGAGGCTGAGCACTACTCGTGCGCTTCGACCACGCGGTTGCGGCCCTGGCGTTTGGCTTGGTAGAGCGCGTGGTCGGCGCGCGCGAGCAACGATTCTACCGTGTCGCTGACGGTGGCAACCGCGACGCCGATGCTGACCGTCACGTGCTCGCCGTCCGCGTGGCGAACGTCCAGTGTTGAGATCGCCGCGCGCAGCCGCTCGCCGATTGCGACGGCTGTTTCGGCGTTCGTGTCGGGCATCAAGATGAGAAACTCTTCGCCGCCGATGCGTCCGCAGCGGTCGTTGCTCCGAATGGAGTGTACGATCGTCTGTCCGATGGAGCGCAAGCAGTGGTCGCCGGCCTGATGTCCGAGCGTATCGTTGATGGATTTAAAGCGATCGATGTCCACCAGAAAGACCGCGCAGGCGCCTCCGATGGCGACGTTGTCGACGCGATCGCGCAGCAACTGCATGATGGTCCGCCGGTTGGGCATTCCGGTGAGCATGTCGAGCGCGGCGGCGTTCTGGGTAGCAGCGATCGAACGGAAATCGCGCAGAAGCGGCGCGAGATCGGCGGCGGCGTCCGTCATACGTTTGCGATCCACGAACTGCGCGTTGGCGTACGGGCGATGCACGAGCAGCACGCCGAGCAGCGCGTCGTCGGAAGCACGGGCGGCATGCCCGAATGCAAAGAAGCTGCTGTTTCGCACTATAACGGCCGGTCTATCGGATCGATTCAATTCCTGAAGAGCGCGGGTGCCAAGTTCCATCTGTTCGGGCTTCGGGTGCGGACCGATTGAGGCAAGCGGCGCGAGGCGCATGTCGCTCGGGGTGATGGCGGCGTAGATCTGAAGCGTTTCGTGAGCCGCCGGCGTGTGCAAACTCGCCAGGAGCGAGTTCATTTGCGGAATAGGGTCGCCGGCGCCGAGCATGGCTTGCACAGCATCCCGCGCCAGCCTCAACCGGTGCAGTTCGATTTGGTTTTCATGCAGCTGGCGCAGCGCGATCGCGAGGAACGGCAACGGCGCCAGGCTGGCAAGTCCGAATGCAATGCCGATCTGCGACCAGCCGATCGTGCAGACGTATCC from Candidatus Rubrimentiphilum sp. includes:
- a CDS encoding TatD family hydrolase — translated: MLSLLDTHAHLHDKAFDDDRGAAVERMRAAGVATAITVGCDLSDTQRAFATAAQYGLFASAGIHPHEAKDAPADIAAAFEPFLRNSRIAAIGETGLDYYYDHSPRDVQQRVLRAQMAIARTAGLPLIFHHRDAFEDFSAILRDEWQSGMRGVVHCFTGDEAQAKTYVEEFGLYLGIGGIITFKTAQPIRDAVLATGIDRLVLETDCPYLAPIPHRGQRNEPAYVAVTAQKVAEILSLPAQDVAEITTQNAKKLFRAL
- a CDS encoding GGDEF domain-containing protein, with product MIDRRRRALSTAFRLGVLVLAVAITASLAPSALRHLPRQDLIALALVLVLFTLLARINIPLDSQAFARKRGTEPGRIMLELPLILTVVDVYGPVIAAALTLVAYPIAASGRGGSSGLFRRLFQGAPQAILWLFAGALRLELYPGRIGLSIGSYLAFVAFYVLAFYMFLYGVWTPLRMLSTQTSLRRLWRNLSRDSRLMVLLLLLTSWGYVCTIGWSQIGIAFGLASLAPLPFLAIALRQLHENQIELHRLRLARDAVQAMLGAGDPIPQMNSLLASLHTPAAHETLQIYAAITPSDMRLAPLASIGPHPKPEQMELGTRALQELNRSDRPAVIVRNSSFFAFGHAARASDDALLGVLLVHRPYANAQFVDRKRMTDAAADLAPLLRDFRSIAATQNAAALDMLTGMPNRRTIMQLLRDRVDNVAIGGACAVFLVDIDRFKSINDTLGHQAGDHCLRSIGQTIVHSIRSNDRCGRIGGEEFLILMPDTNAETAVAIGERLRAAISTLDVRHADGEHVTVSIGVAVATVSDTVESLLARADHALYQAKRQGRNRVVEAHE